A genomic segment from Nitrospira sp. encodes:
- a CDS encoding Hydrogenase-4 component G, whose amino-acid sequence MIDARPAVEQLRVAFTQAIIGVGSLHGIPILRLDKRDVPTVAHFIHTHPGLRGSLSLLWAVDHRPREARDELCYLFTLAARKDWLLLATDLPDGEREFSSITPTLHAAKWYEREVRDLFGLIPVGHPDMRRLVRHEHWPKGTHPLKKDFSWNRVLERVQGQYAFRKIQGEGVFEVPVGPIHAGIIEPGHFRFSVAGEPIMQLELRHFWKHRGVEKLFEQQQLTAAVPLSERVSGDTTVGHSLAYCQAVEILLGMEVPQRARYLRSLFLELERLHNHIGDVGAICNDTAYVLAHAHCGRMKEQLMQLNDRLAGSRFLRGVNCVGGVAVDVTDAQAAQVVTELDAIERDFTTIEKILFANASLTERLENTGILTERIAWDHAVVGVVGRASGMDRDIRRDRPFAAYGELQPQVPFYRYGDVRARMRVRLDEVHESIRLVREIRRRLPQGPLTVRPRREPVAGEWAISAVEGWRGEILYVVMAGELGRIHRCKVRDPSFVNWPAIQWAALGNIVPDFPLINKSFNLSYAGNDL is encoded by the coding sequence ATGATCGACGCACGTCCAGCGGTCGAGCAACTGAGGGTGGCCTTCACGCAAGCCATCATCGGGGTGGGCTCCCTGCACGGTATCCCGATACTGAGGCTGGATAAGAGAGACGTGCCGACAGTCGCCCATTTCATCCATACACATCCCGGTCTGCGCGGGTCGCTCTCACTGCTCTGGGCGGTCGATCATCGCCCTCGCGAGGCGCGCGACGAACTCTGCTATCTCTTCACCCTGGCGGCGCGCAAAGACTGGCTATTGCTCGCCACGGATCTTCCGGACGGTGAACGGGAATTTTCGTCGATCACGCCGACCCTCCATGCGGCGAAATGGTACGAACGCGAGGTCCGTGACCTGTTCGGCCTGATTCCCGTCGGGCATCCTGACATGCGGCGACTTGTCCGTCACGAACATTGGCCGAAAGGCACCCATCCGCTCAAGAAGGATTTTTCCTGGAACAGGGTGTTGGAGCGGGTGCAAGGGCAGTACGCGTTCCGGAAGATTCAAGGCGAGGGTGTCTTCGAGGTTCCCGTCGGCCCGATCCATGCGGGCATCATCGAGCCGGGCCATTTCCGGTTCTCGGTCGCCGGTGAGCCGATCATGCAGCTCGAACTGCGTCATTTCTGGAAACATCGAGGGGTTGAAAAATTGTTCGAGCAGCAGCAGCTGACGGCGGCGGTACCGTTGTCCGAACGAGTCTCCGGCGATACGACCGTCGGCCACAGTCTGGCCTATTGTCAGGCGGTCGAGATATTGCTCGGAATGGAAGTGCCGCAGCGTGCCCGCTACCTGCGCAGTCTCTTCCTTGAACTCGAGCGGTTGCACAACCACATCGGCGATGTCGGGGCCATCTGCAACGATACAGCCTATGTTCTCGCCCATGCCCACTGCGGGCGGATGAAAGAGCAACTCATGCAGCTCAATGATCGCCTTGCCGGTTCGCGCTTTCTCCGTGGTGTCAATTGCGTGGGAGGAGTCGCCGTCGACGTGACCGACGCGCAGGCCGCCCAGGTGGTGACGGAGTTGGATGCCATCGAGCGGGACTTTACCACGATCGAGAAGATTCTGTTTGCGAATGCCTCTCTCACAGAACGGTTGGAGAACACGGGGATCCTCACGGAACGTATTGCCTGGGACCATGCGGTGGTGGGGGTCGTCGGCCGCGCATCCGGCATGGACAGGGATATCCGGCGCGATCGACCCTTCGCCGCCTATGGCGAACTTCAGCCGCAAGTGCCGTTCTATCGGTACGGTGATGTTCGTGCCAGGATGCGGGTGAGATTGGATGAGGTGCACGAGTCGATCCGGCTCGTTCGTGAGATCCGCCGGCGTCTGCCGCAGGGGCCGTTGACTGTCCGGCCGAGGCGGGAACCGGTGGCGGGCGAATGGGCGATCTCGGCTGTCGAAGGCTGGCGAGGCGAGATTCTGTATGTGGTTATGGCAGGAGAGCTGGGACGAATTCATCGGTGCAAAGTGCGCGACCCGTCCTTCGTCAATTGGCCGGCGATTCAATGGGCGGCGCTCGGCAATATCGTGCCGGATTTCCCGTTGATCAATAAGAGCTTCAACCTGTCCTATGCGGGGAACGATTTGTAA
- a CDS encoding Formate hydrogenlyase subunit 7-like protein, with product MFRIIKKSLKTGVVTGHHPDVNVPHEPVSREAIEKARPFRRSMTIREVDTGSCNACEMEMNALVNPIYDVERFGVHIAASPRHADALVVTGPVTVNMERALKDVYKATPDPKLVIALGDCAVHCGMFKGSYAVTGPVERHIPVDVRIPGCPPRPAEILAVLEALRKDPPDSAR from the coding sequence ATGTTTCGCATCATCAAGAAAAGTCTCAAGACCGGCGTCGTTACCGGGCATCATCCGGACGTGAACGTACCTCACGAGCCGGTCAGCCGTGAGGCCATCGAAAAGGCCAGGCCCTTCAGGCGGTCGATGACCATCCGTGAAGTGGACACCGGTTCCTGCAATGCCTGCGAGATGGAAATGAATGCGCTGGTCAATCCCATCTATGACGTGGAGCGGTTTGGAGTCCACATTGCGGCGTCACCACGTCATGCCGACGCCCTGGTCGTCACTGGCCCTGTGACCGTGAACATGGAACGGGCACTGAAAGATGTGTACAAGGCGACGCCCGATCCGAAGCTCGTCATCGCGTTGGGAGATTGTGCCGTTCACTGCGGCATGTTCAAGGGAAGTTATGCGGTGACCGGGCCGGTCGAACGGCACATTCCCGTCGATGTCCGTATTCCCGGCTGCCCTCCGCGCCCGGCGGAGATTCTCGCGGTCCTGGAAGCGCTACGTAAAGATCCACCGGATTCAGCCCGGTAG
- a CDS encoding Outer membrane protein translates to MLLVVLSLLLGMAGLLWILVLAVMQADRQIDRKDLREANQAIVEAPPCEAKATYAEVGAQEGRAAVMTSTLWWMTRATVLTVGTMAPPALGQDIVGPASEGQSMNSAPSDSVEQEKSQPPPWHYGGFVDLGYSLDFNFPENHVFRNRGTTPRVNELDINMAGAYVRKDPSEQSRWGTELLVQGGMDAKDFGFGVNLPKVQGSDALRHFGRANVSYLAPVGNGVTLQAGLFNSFIGYESLYAKDNVNYTRAWIADYSPYLMFGANAVYPFNEQWTGAVFVINEYFHLQNSNNLPSYGAQVAYKPSGSWTFKETIYYGPDQSHTALEFWRSFSDSIVEWKVTDDVTIAGDYQIGTQKNATAAGNPRQFYMGATIPVRWHIGGPWTVAVRPEFYWDRNGLMTGAEQLVKAVTTTTEYKVPYKWTNMIMRLEYRYDESRGAGGGFFKGNEIAPGVIGLTPAQHLLIFGLIWTLDSP, encoded by the coding sequence ATGCTGCTGGTTGTACTGAGCTTGCTGTTGGGAATGGCCGGACTCCTGTGGATCTTGGTGCTCGCCGTCATGCAAGCGGATCGGCAAATCGATAGGAAGGACTTGCGAGAGGCGAATCAGGCCATTGTGGAGGCACCTCCTTGTGAAGCAAAGGCCACATACGCAGAAGTAGGTGCACAGGAAGGAAGGGCCGCGGTCATGACGTCGACGCTCTGGTGGATGACGAGAGCAACAGTACTCACCGTGGGGACGATGGCACCTCCGGCGCTCGGGCAAGACATCGTCGGTCCCGCAAGTGAGGGGCAGTCGATGAATAGTGCACCGTCGGACTCGGTGGAACAGGAAAAGAGTCAGCCACCGCCGTGGCACTATGGCGGATTCGTCGACTTGGGCTATTCGCTCGACTTCAACTTTCCGGAAAACCATGTGTTCCGCAATCGCGGGACCACGCCGCGTGTGAATGAGCTCGACATCAATATGGCGGGAGCCTATGTCAGGAAAGATCCGTCCGAGCAGTCGCGCTGGGGGACGGAATTGCTGGTGCAAGGCGGAATGGATGCCAAGGATTTCGGATTCGGAGTCAATTTGCCCAAGGTGCAAGGCTCCGATGCCTTGCGCCATTTCGGTCGCGCGAATGTGTCCTATCTCGCCCCGGTCGGGAACGGCGTGACCCTTCAAGCGGGACTCTTCAATAGCTTCATTGGGTACGAGTCGCTCTACGCCAAGGACAATGTGAACTACACACGCGCTTGGATCGCCGATTATTCTCCATACCTGATGTTCGGGGCCAATGCCGTGTATCCCTTCAACGAGCAATGGACCGGGGCGGTCTTCGTGATCAACGAGTACTTCCATCTCCAAAACTCGAACAATCTTCCGAGTTATGGCGCCCAGGTCGCCTACAAACCCAGTGGATCCTGGACGTTTAAGGAAACGATCTATTATGGACCGGATCAATCACACACTGCACTGGAGTTTTGGCGATCCTTTTCGGACTCCATCGTGGAATGGAAGGTGACTGACGACGTGACCATTGCGGGCGACTACCAGATTGGGACGCAGAAAAATGCGACGGCTGCGGGCAACCCACGACAGTTTTACATGGGGGCGACCATTCCGGTGCGGTGGCATATCGGCGGGCCATGGACGGTGGCGGTGAGGCCGGAGTTTTACTGGGACCGGAACGGTCTCATGACCGGCGCGGAGCAGTTGGTCAAAGCGGTTACCACGACGACTGAATACAAGGTGCCCTACAAATGGACCAACATGATCATGCGGCTGGAATATCGCTACGACGAGTCCAGGGGAGCGGGGGGAGGATTTTTCAAGGGCAACGAAATAGCACCAGGAGTCATCGGCTTGACGCCGGCTCAACACCTGCTGATCTTCGGTCTGATCTGGACGCTCGATTCACCATAG
- a CDS encoding potassium-transporting ATPase A chain, with protein sequence MTTNGWAQIGLFFFVLVALVKPLGWYMARVHTGQACGVDRVMGPFERLIYRVCGVRATEGMNWKTYAGAMLSFNVMGLVALYALQRLQGVLPVNPASFGAVAPDLAFNTAASFVTNTNWQAYAGEATVSYLTQILGMTVQNFVSAATGMALLIALIRGLAGRTVETIGNFWVDLTRSTLYILLPLSMVLAVLLVSQGTVQTFGSSHQTALLQAMSYDKPVTDAAGQPVLNEEGVAKTESTTVSEQVLAVGPAASQVAIKHLGTNGGGFFNANAAHPYESPTPLTDFLLILAEALIAASLTYTFGKMVGDTRQGWAILAAMVSVLIVFILGAYWAESAGNPRIAALSVEQTSGSAQPGGNMEGKEVRFGVARSALFATVTTATSTGAVDAMHDSLTPLGGLVPLFMMQFGEVILGGVGSGLYGMLVFAIIAVFIAGLMVGRTPEYLGKKIEIYDMKMAALLILIMPIIVLGLTAVAVMTESGTTSVLNPGPHGFSEILYAYTSQGNNNGSAFGGLNANTPFYNLTGGLAMLVSRFWLAIPTLALAGSLARKKIVPAGLGTLPTHRSLFVGLLVGVVIMVGALTFVPALALGPVVEHLMMVAR encoded by the coding sequence ATGACGACGAACGGGTGGGCTCAAATCGGACTCTTCTTTTTCGTCCTGGTGGCGCTGGTCAAACCATTGGGTTGGTACATGGCCCGTGTCCACACGGGTCAGGCCTGCGGAGTGGACCGGGTGATGGGACCATTCGAACGCCTGATCTATCGTGTCTGCGGCGTGCGCGCAACCGAGGGCATGAATTGGAAGACCTATGCGGGGGCCATGTTGTCGTTCAATGTCATGGGGCTGGTCGCACTCTATGCATTGCAGCGGCTGCAGGGAGTTCTGCCGGTGAACCCGGCGAGTTTCGGAGCCGTGGCCCCCGATCTTGCGTTCAATACCGCCGCAAGCTTCGTCACCAATACGAACTGGCAGGCGTACGCCGGCGAGGCGACCGTAAGTTATCTCACGCAAATACTCGGCATGACGGTACAGAACTTCGTCTCTGCCGCGACGGGCATGGCTCTGTTGATCGCGTTGATTCGCGGCCTCGCGGGACGGACCGTAGAAACCATCGGCAATTTTTGGGTCGATCTGACCCGCAGCACCCTCTATATCCTGTTGCCGTTGTCGATGGTTCTCGCGGTGCTGCTTGTCTCGCAGGGAACGGTTCAGACGTTCGGGTCTTCGCACCAGACCGCTCTCCTTCAGGCCATGAGCTACGACAAACCGGTGACCGATGCCGCAGGCCAGCCGGTGTTGAACGAAGAGGGCGTCGCCAAGACCGAATCGACAACCGTGAGCGAGCAAGTATTGGCTGTAGGACCGGCTGCGTCACAAGTGGCCATCAAGCACCTGGGGACCAACGGCGGCGGATTCTTTAACGCCAATGCTGCGCATCCGTATGAAAGTCCAACACCGCTGACCGATTTCCTGTTGATTCTGGCCGAAGCCCTGATCGCCGCGTCTCTGACCTACACGTTCGGCAAGATGGTCGGCGACACGCGACAAGGGTGGGCCATTCTTGCTGCGATGGTGAGCGTGCTCATCGTGTTCATTCTTGGGGCCTATTGGGCCGAGTCGGCGGGAAATCCGCGCATCGCCGCGCTGAGTGTGGAGCAGACATCCGGAAGTGCACAGCCCGGCGGCAATATGGAAGGGAAGGAAGTGCGTTTCGGCGTCGCGCGGTCAGCGCTCTTTGCCACGGTGACGACGGCAACCTCTACCGGGGCTGTCGATGCGATGCACGATTCTCTGACGCCGCTGGGTGGATTGGTACCGTTGTTCATGATGCAATTCGGTGAGGTGATTCTCGGCGGGGTCGGCTCGGGTCTCTACGGCATGTTGGTTTTCGCCATCATCGCGGTGTTCATTGCCGGCCTCATGGTCGGTCGGACTCCGGAATACCTCGGGAAAAAGATCGAGATCTATGACATGAAGATGGCCGCGCTGCTGATCCTCATCATGCCCATCATCGTGTTGGGACTTACGGCGGTGGCGGTCATGACCGAGTCCGGTACAACGTCCGTGTTGAATCCGGGCCCTCATGGCTTCAGCGAAATTCTGTATGCCTATACGTCCCAGGGCAACAACAACGGCAGCGCCTTCGGAGGCCTGAACGCAAACACGCCGTTCTATAACCTGACCGGTGGCCTGGCGATGCTGGTCTCCAGATTCTGGTTGGCGATTCCGACGTTGGCGCTCGCCGGCTCGCTGGCGCGTAAAAAGATTGTGCCGGCTGGTTTGGGCACGCTCCCGACTCACCGGTCGCTCTTTGTGGGGTTGTTGGTCGGGGTCGTGATCATGGTCGGGGCCCTGACATTCGTTCCGGCTCTGGCGTTGGGGCCGGTGGTGGAACACTTGATGATGGTCGCTCGGTAA
- a CDS encoding potassium-transporting ATPase B chain yields MTTSTKARPLFDPPLVRQAMLDALRKLAPRIQIRNPVMFVVFVGSLFTSLLFLQALFGTGEAPTWFILAISLWLWFTVLFANFSEAIAEGRGKAQADSLRRARTELTAKRLGKPTAGGDCLAVPAAIGRPGEVYALVPASLLKKGDIVLVEAGDYIPSDGDVITGIASVNESAVTGESAPVIRESGDRSAVTGGTRVLSDWLVVRITASAGETFLDRMIAMVEGARRQKTPNEIALNILLAALTIVFLLATVTLLPFSLYAVHATGQGTPITVTVLVALLVCLIPTTIGALLSAIGIAGMDRMVQANVIAMSGKAVEAAGDVDVLLLDKTGTITLGNRQATAFIPAGGVQDASVADAAQLASLADETPEGRSIVILAKERYGLRGRDIHAMGATFLPFTAQTRMSGVDFDGRQIRKGSADAIEHYVSNLGGSFPQAVRHAVESIAMQGGTPLVVAEGKTVLGVIHLKDVVKGGIKERFAELRRMGIKTMMITGDNQKTAAAIAAEAGVDDFLAQATPEAKLKLIRDLQAEGRLVAMTGDGTNDAPALAQADVAVAMNTGTQAAKEAGNLVDLDSNPTKLIEIVEIGKQLLMTRGALTTFSIANDIAKYFAIIPAAFAGTYPVLGALNVMGLATPESAVLSAVIFNALVIIALIPLALRGVAFRPIEASVLLRHNVLVYGLGGIIAPFIGIKLIDLILVALGLV; encoded by the coding sequence ATGACGACATCGACGAAAGCCAGACCGCTCTTCGACCCACCGCTTGTTCGGCAGGCGATGCTGGACGCGCTGCGAAAATTGGCCCCTCGAATTCAGATCCGCAATCCCGTCATGTTCGTCGTCTTCGTGGGGAGCCTCTTCACGTCGCTGCTGTTCCTCCAGGCGTTGTTTGGGACAGGCGAGGCGCCGACATGGTTTATCCTGGCTATCTCGCTGTGGCTCTGGTTCACCGTGCTCTTCGCCAACTTTTCCGAAGCGATCGCCGAAGGAAGAGGCAAGGCTCAGGCCGACTCCCTTCGGAGGGCCAGGACGGAATTGACCGCCAAGCGGTTGGGAAAACCGACCGCCGGGGGAGACTGCCTGGCGGTGCCTGCCGCAATCGGTAGGCCGGGCGAAGTCTATGCTCTCGTCCCGGCCAGTCTGCTCAAGAAAGGCGATATCGTGCTGGTCGAGGCCGGCGATTATATTCCCAGCGATGGCGATGTGATCACGGGAATTGCCTCCGTCAATGAAAGCGCGGTGACGGGCGAAAGCGCGCCGGTGATTCGGGAGAGCGGCGACCGGAGCGCGGTGACGGGCGGCACGCGGGTGCTGTCGGATTGGCTTGTGGTGCGGATCACCGCCAGTGCCGGTGAAACCTTCCTCGACCGGATGATCGCCATGGTCGAGGGCGCCAGGCGTCAAAAGACGCCGAATGAAATCGCGCTCAATATTTTGCTGGCGGCCCTCACGATCGTCTTTTTGCTGGCCACCGTGACCTTGCTGCCCTTTTCTCTCTATGCCGTGCATGCCACAGGACAGGGGACGCCGATTACCGTGACCGTGCTGGTGGCCCTGCTCGTCTGCCTCATCCCGACCACGATCGGCGCGCTGTTATCCGCCATCGGCATCGCGGGTATGGACCGCATGGTTCAAGCGAACGTGATTGCCATGTCGGGGAAAGCCGTCGAAGCGGCGGGCGATGTCGATGTGTTGCTCCTCGATAAAACCGGCACGATCACATTGGGCAACCGGCAAGCCACGGCGTTCATTCCGGCGGGGGGTGTACAGGACGCATCTGTCGCCGATGCGGCGCAGCTGGCCTCCCTTGCCGATGAGACGCCGGAAGGCCGCAGCATCGTGATTTTAGCCAAGGAGCGGTATGGCCTCAGAGGGCGTGATATCCATGCGATGGGCGCCACGTTCCTGCCGTTCACGGCGCAAACGAGAATGAGCGGTGTCGACTTCGACGGGCGACAGATCAGGAAGGGCTCGGCGGATGCCATCGAACACTATGTCAGCAACCTGGGCGGATCGTTTCCCCAGGCTGTGCGACATGCGGTCGAGTCGATCGCCATGCAAGGCGGGACTCCCCTCGTTGTGGCCGAAGGGAAGACGGTGCTCGGAGTGATTCATTTGAAAGATGTGGTGAAGGGCGGTATCAAGGAACGGTTTGCCGAGTTGCGCCGCATGGGCATCAAAACAATGATGATCACCGGGGACAACCAGAAAACGGCGGCCGCGATCGCGGCGGAGGCCGGCGTGGATGACTTTCTTGCTCAAGCTACGCCCGAGGCCAAATTGAAATTGATCCGTGATCTTCAAGCGGAAGGCCGGCTTGTGGCCATGACGGGTGACGGCACCAATGATGCGCCCGCGCTGGCGCAGGCCGATGTGGCGGTCGCCATGAATACCGGCACGCAGGCCGCAAAGGAAGCGGGCAATCTGGTCGATTTGGATTCCAATCCCACCAAACTGATCGAGATCGTCGAAATCGGCAAACAGCTCCTCATGACGCGGGGCGCGCTCACGACCTTCAGCATCGCCAACGACATCGCCAAGTATTTCGCGATCATTCCGGCCGCGTTTGCCGGCACCTATCCGGTTCTAGGCGCCTTGAACGTGATGGGGCTGGCAACGCCGGAAAGCGCCGTCTTGTCGGCCGTGATTTTTAATGCGCTCGTCATCATCGCCTTGATCCCCCTGGCGCTTCGAGGGGTCGCGTTCAGGCCGATCGAAGCCTCCGTGCTGCTGCGTCACAATGTTCTGGTGTACGGACTGGGAGGAATCATCGCTCCCTTCATCGGCATCAAGCTGATTGACCTGATCCTGGTTGCCCTGGGATTGGTCTGA
- a CDS encoding potassium-transporting ATPase C chain, giving the protein MAAHIRPALMVWFILTILTGVAYPLAVTGIAQLLFPHQANGSLIYQDGKPIGSTLIGQPFDDPKYFWGRPSATAPFPYNAAASSGSNLGPTNPALIEAVSTRVAALKAADPGNDAPVPVDLVTASGSGLDPHISPAAAEYQVRRVARARGKEEAFVRTVVSQHTEGRQLGMLGERRVNVLALNLALDGF; this is encoded by the coding sequence ATGGCCGCTCATATTCGACCTGCGCTGATGGTATGGTTCATCCTGACGATCCTGACCGGCGTGGCCTATCCGCTGGCCGTGACAGGAATCGCTCAGCTGCTGTTCCCGCATCAGGCCAACGGGAGTCTGATCTATCAAGACGGCAAGCCGATCGGCTCTACGCTGATCGGCCAACCCTTCGATGATCCCAAGTATTTCTGGGGACGCCCTTCCGCGACGGCCCCGTTTCCCTATAATGCCGCCGCCTCATCCGGTTCGAATCTCGGTCCCACCAATCCCGCGCTGATCGAGGCCGTGAGCACGCGAGTGGCCGCCTTGAAGGCGGCGGATCCCGGCAACGACGCGCCTGTTCCCGTGGACCTCGTGACCGCCTCAGGGAGCGGACTGGATCCGCATATCAGCCCCGCAGCGGCCGAGTACCAAGTGCGTCGTGTCGCTCGTGCGCGAGGGAAAGAGGAAGCCTTCGTGAGGACAGTGGTCAGTCAGCATACGGAGGGGCGTCAACTTGGGATGCTCGGAGAACGCCGGGTCAATGTGCTGGCGTTGAACCTTGCATTGGACGGCTTTTAG
- a CDS encoding Protein translocase subunit SecF: MIEIVGKTNIDFMGKRTLVFACSGILILLGLVALVQIARGVANLSIDFSGGASVQVKFDKPVEIDAVRLALETNGLHQAELQEFVGTNKILVRVKTSNTMEEQVADRIVAAFNREFPGNGLTMESSMVIGPIIGAQLRQDALIAILVSMAGIVLYVSARFEMRFGVAAALAMTHDVLVVLGLFCLLDKEITLLVVTALLTLAGYSLTDKVVVFDRIRENLQARRRESATMIINDSINQVLSRTIVTSLTVVVVLIPLAVTGGEVLHDFSLALLWGIIIGTYSSIFVASPLLLLLPGRVSALLTRP; the protein is encoded by the coding sequence ATGATCGAGATCGTTGGGAAGACCAACATCGACTTCATGGGCAAGCGTACCCTCGTCTTTGCCTGTTCCGGCATCCTCATCCTGTTGGGGTTGGTGGCGCTTGTTCAGATTGCTCGAGGGGTGGCGAATCTGAGCATTGATTTTTCAGGCGGAGCGTCCGTGCAGGTCAAATTCGACAAGCCAGTGGAAATCGACGCCGTTCGGCTGGCACTCGAAACCAATGGATTGCACCAGGCAGAACTGCAGGAGTTTGTCGGCACGAACAAGATCCTCGTCAGGGTGAAGACCTCCAACACGATGGAGGAACAGGTGGCCGATCGCATCGTTGCCGCCTTCAACAGGGAATTCCCGGGCAACGGATTGACGATGGAATCCAGCATGGTCATCGGTCCCATCATCGGGGCACAGCTCAGGCAGGACGCACTGATTGCGATCCTGGTTTCGATGGCAGGAATAGTACTGTACGTTTCGGCGCGATTCGAAATGCGGTTTGGCGTCGCCGCCGCCCTGGCCATGACGCACGACGTGCTTGTCGTCTTGGGATTGTTTTGTCTGTTGGATAAAGAAATTACCTTGTTGGTGGTCACTGCGTTGCTGACGTTGGCGGGCTATTCTCTTACCGACAAAGTGGTCGTATTCGATCGGATTCGAGAGAACCTGCAAGCCCGCCGCAGGGAAAGTGCGACGATGATTATCAACGACAGCATCAATCAGGTACTGAGCCGTACCATCGTCACCAGCCTGACCGTTGTTGTGGTGCTGATTCCACTCGCAGTGACTGGAGGCGAAGTGTTGCATGACTTCTCGCTCGCCCTTCTCTGGGGCATCATCATCGGTACCTATTCCTCAATTTTTGTGGCCAGCCCGTTGCTGCTCCTGTTGCCGGGAAGAGTCAGTGCCTTGCTTACGCGGCCTTGA
- a CDS encoding potassium-transporting ATPase A chain: MTPNGLFQIGLFFLVLLASVKPLGWYMALVYEGRPTPLDPVLGPIERAIYRLGAIRATEEMDWKVYSAAMLLFSAASVFSLYLLQRLQAVLPLNPHGFESVPADLAFNTAISYVTNTNWQAYTAESTMSHLNGLLGMTVQNFAAAATGMACLVALIRGFARRHSESIGNFWVDLVRSTLYILLPIAFVSALILISEGAVQTLDGTRRVTLLQPVAYDRPVTDATGQPVADAAGRPQTEPITIVEQILAVGPAATQVISRDIGTSGGGFFNVNSAHPFESPTPLSDLLLLLLQTMLAAAFTYTFGTMVGDTRQGWAILTAMVIVLGGGVLFAYQAEVAGNPGFAVLGVDQAAGEPQPGGNMEGKELRFGVARTALVAAVTTGSSTGAANGMHDSLTPLGGLVALVMMQCGEVLLGGVGTGLAGMLVLVIIAVFVAGLMIGRTPEYLGKPIEAYDIKMVSVIMLAMPTVVLGFTALAVVTEGGTSAIFNPGPHGFSEVLYAYTSMGNNNGSTFGGLNANTPFYNVTGGIAMLIGRFWLAVPTLALAGSLARKTLRPSGSGNMPTHTPVFVVLLIMIVILVGVLAFLPGLALGPIVEHMLMMAP, from the coding sequence ATGACACCGAATGGGCTCTTCCAAATCGGACTCTTCTTCCTCGTTCTGCTCGCGTCGGTGAAGCCCCTTGGTTGGTACATGGCTCTGGTCTATGAAGGTAGGCCGACTCCGCTCGATCCTGTGCTTGGCCCGATAGAGCGAGCTATTTATCGGCTCGGCGCGATACGAGCCACTGAGGAGATGGACTGGAAAGTGTACAGCGCGGCCATGTTGCTGTTCAGCGCGGCCAGCGTGTTCTCGCTGTACCTGTTGCAACGTCTACAAGCGGTTCTCCCCCTTAATCCTCACGGGTTTGAGTCGGTCCCCGCGGATCTGGCTTTCAACACCGCGATCAGTTATGTCACGAACACCAACTGGCAGGCCTACACCGCTGAATCCACGATGAGTCATTTGAACGGTCTGTTGGGGATGACCGTGCAGAACTTTGCGGCGGCGGCCACCGGAATGGCTTGCCTGGTTGCGCTCATTCGGGGATTTGCCCGCCGCCACAGCGAGAGTATCGGCAACTTTTGGGTCGATCTCGTTCGCAGCACGCTCTACATTTTGTTGCCGATCGCATTCGTCTCCGCCCTCATTCTCATATCTGAGGGGGCGGTGCAGACGCTTGATGGGACGCGGCGGGTGACGTTGCTTCAGCCGGTCGCCTACGATCGTCCGGTAACGGATGCCACTGGCCAGCCGGTTGCGGATGCGGCGGGTCGGCCACAGACCGAGCCGATCACGATCGTCGAGCAGATCCTCGCGGTCGGCCCCGCCGCCACTCAAGTCATCAGCCGGGATATTGGGACGTCGGGAGGCGGATTTTTCAACGTCAATTCGGCGCATCCCTTTGAGAGTCCCACGCCGCTGAGCGATCTACTCCTGCTGCTCTTGCAGACCATGCTTGCAGCCGCCTTCACCTATACGTTTGGAACGATGGTGGGAGATACGCGGCAGGGCTGGGCGATTCTTACCGCTATGGTGATTGTGCTGGGAGGGGGCGTCCTTTTCGCCTATCAGGCAGAGGTGGCCGGAAACCCGGGTTTTGCAGTGCTTGGTGTGGACCAGGCTGCCGGCGAACCACAACCGGGCGGCAACATGGAGGGGAAAGAGCTCCGTTTTGGGGTCGCGCGTACCGCGTTGGTTGCCGCCGTCACGACGGGGTCATCGACGGGAGCTGCGAACGGGATGCACGATTCTTTGACTCCTCTCGGCGGCTTGGTCGCACTCGTCATGATGCAATGCGGCGAAGTGCTGTTGGGAGGCGTGGGCACAGGATTAGCCGGCATGCTGGTCTTGGTGATCATCGCCGTCTTTGTGGCAGGGCTGATGATCGGGCGCACGCCGGAATATCTTGGCAAACCCATCGAGGCGTATGACATCAAGATGGTGTCGGTCATCATGTTGGCCATGCCGACGGTGGTGTTGGGTTTCACTGCGTTGGCAGTGGTCACGGAGGGAGGTACGAGCGCTATCTTTAACCCAGGTCCACACGGGTTCAGTGAAGTGCTGTATGCCTATACTTCGATGGGAAACAATAACGGCAGCACGTTCGGCGGGTTGAATGCCAACACGCCGTTTTACAATGTGACCGGTGGCATCGCGATGCTCATCGGCCGCTTCTGGCTGGCCGTTCCTACCTTAGCATTGGCTGGTTCGCTGGCGAGAAAAACGCTGAGGCCGTCGGGAAGCGGGAATATGCCCACTCATACCCCGGTGTTTGTCGTGTTGCTGATTATGATTGTGATCCTGGTCGGCGTACTCGCCTTTCTTCCCGGCCTCGCCTTGGGGCCGATTGTTGAGCATATGCTCATGATGGCCCCGTAA